The following proteins are co-located in the Rhodococcus opacus B4 genome:
- a CDS encoding winged helix-turn-helix transcriptional regulator, translating to MSKPAHPAQDSDDRTLEADVFARNCASRETLQTVTGRWGVLALAALTEGNYRFSALRRRVDGVSERMLSQTLQALERDGLVVREVLEAIPPKVEYSLTPLGAEVGSRLIDLIELVESRVPDVRAAQEKYDADRVS from the coding sequence ATGTCCAAGCCCGCGCACCCAGCACAGGACAGTGACGACCGCACCCTCGAAGCCGACGTCTTCGCACGCAATTGCGCGTCGCGCGAGACCCTGCAGACCGTCACCGGCCGCTGGGGTGTGCTCGCGCTCGCGGCACTGACCGAGGGCAACTATCGATTCAGCGCCCTCCGCCGGCGCGTCGACGGCGTCAGCGAACGCATGCTGTCGCAGACACTGCAAGCACTCGAACGAGACGGCCTGGTGGTCCGCGAGGTGCTCGAGGCCATCCCCCCGAAGGTCGAATACAGCCTTACGCCGCTCGGCGCCGAGGTCGGTTCACGCCTGATCGACCTGATCGAACTGGTCGAATCGCGCGTGCCCGACGTCAGGGCGGCGCAGGAAAAGTACGACGCCGATCGCGTCAGCTGA
- the uca gene encoding urea carboxylase yields the protein MSTGMNTPPIEYSFDTLLVANRGEIACRIMRTAHLLGLKTVAVYSDADSAAAHVEMADVAVRLGPAPAHESYLRADAVVEAALATGAGAIHPGYGFLSENDAFAAAAESAGIAFVGPTPEQLRTFGNKHTAREAARAVGVPLVAGSGLLDSVDAALSAASDIGYPVMIKAVGGGGGIGMQACFDAAELHEAYDRVQRLAEANFSSSGVFLERFVARARHIEVQVFGDGRGRTLSLGTRDCSLQRRNQKVVEEAPAPGLSDELVEQLLASSRGLASSVNYRSAGTVEFVYDVDRGEASFLEMNTRLQVEHPVTEEVTGVDLVEWMLRLARGDGAMLDGLPDSGPAISGTAVEARIYAEDPGHDYRPSAGRLTGVEFPAHTRVETWVDTGTEVSAFYDPMLAKVITRGHRRTAAFAALAEALADTHIYGIQTNLPQLRRICVADTVLEAEHTTQSLADLRATGRRVDVLRAGTMTTVQDHPGRIGLWEVGIPPSGPMDDLSFQLVNTAVGNPAGAPGLECTLQGPRLLFSDATVICVGGADAPVTLDGEPIPLWEPVEAQAGSVLDVGTPADTGLRTYVAFRGGIDAPLYHGSASTFTLGGFGGITGKAVATGDVLGLFDDSLFENTTGLGAPHPVPDDSRPEFTHVWHLAVTEGPQPAPAYFTDSDMAQFYDTTWKVQTHANRTGLRLDGPKPVWSRTDGGDAGLHPSNLHDNPYSVGALNVSGDTPILLGPDGPSLGGFACPLTVARAHRWKLGQIRPGDSVRFLAVSDDGAHSLRASDSSRRQDVPPAAIRSAVSDGGVLHRIAPVLDRPEVVYLRAGDDNILVEYGDRELDLGLRMRVHALSEALVRRRVPGVIDITPGVRSLHLHFDADRLPAGRLLDILQDIEELLPATHDLVVPSRTVRLPLSFDDPSISEAIDRYRSGVRDEAPWLPSNTEFIRRINGLDSVDDVRDAVFDAEYLVLGLGDVYLGAPLAVPLDPRHRLVTTKYNPARTWTPSDAVGIGGKYLCVYGMESPGGYQLIGRTVPIWSGYRQHRPFDEGKPWMFRFFDRIVWEPVTPEQLLEYRAQAAAGRFDAEISDGTFAFADHLKFLQDNAESIAEFDTRQSAAFEAEKSAWHASGEFDRVERAPTPEPSARGELPPGAVVVEAPMVGSVWRVEVGAGQRVEAGQNAVVLEAMKLEMPVAFTASGTVLEILVSPGAIVEPGTPLVVIGAEN from the coding sequence ATGTCCACAGGGATGAATACGCCGCCGATCGAGTACTCCTTCGACACCCTGCTCGTCGCGAACCGAGGCGAAATCGCCTGCCGCATCATGCGAACCGCGCATCTTCTCGGACTGAAGACGGTCGCGGTGTACTCCGACGCCGATTCCGCGGCCGCACACGTCGAGATGGCCGACGTCGCCGTCCGGCTGGGCCCGGCTCCCGCCCACGAGTCGTATCTGCGGGCCGACGCCGTCGTGGAGGCCGCACTGGCCACGGGAGCCGGCGCGATACATCCCGGATACGGGTTCCTGTCGGAGAACGACGCGTTCGCCGCGGCGGCGGAATCCGCGGGCATCGCGTTCGTCGGCCCCACCCCCGAACAGTTGCGCACCTTCGGGAACAAGCACACCGCGCGCGAGGCCGCCCGCGCCGTCGGCGTCCCGCTCGTCGCGGGCAGCGGGCTCCTCGACTCCGTGGACGCGGCGCTGTCCGCGGCCTCCGATATCGGGTATCCGGTGATGATCAAGGCGGTCGGCGGCGGTGGCGGAATCGGGATGCAGGCCTGCTTCGACGCCGCGGAACTCCACGAAGCCTACGACCGCGTCCAGCGCCTCGCCGAGGCCAACTTCTCCTCGTCGGGGGTGTTCCTGGAACGCTTCGTGGCCCGCGCCCGTCACATCGAGGTGCAGGTCTTCGGCGACGGCCGGGGTCGCACCCTCAGCCTCGGCACCCGCGACTGCTCGCTGCAGCGCCGCAACCAGAAAGTGGTCGAGGAGGCGCCGGCGCCCGGACTGTCGGACGAACTCGTCGAACAACTCCTCGCCTCGTCCCGCGGTCTCGCGTCCTCGGTGAACTATCGGTCGGCCGGAACCGTCGAGTTCGTCTACGACGTGGACCGCGGTGAGGCGTCGTTCCTCGAGATGAACACCCGGCTGCAGGTCGAGCACCCGGTGACCGAGGAGGTCACCGGGGTGGATCTCGTCGAGTGGATGCTGAGACTCGCCCGCGGCGACGGTGCCATGCTGGACGGGCTGCCCGACTCCGGACCCGCGATCAGCGGAACCGCCGTCGAGGCCCGCATCTACGCCGAGGACCCCGGCCACGACTACCGCCCCAGCGCCGGACGCCTGACGGGGGTGGAGTTCCCGGCCCACACGCGGGTGGAGACGTGGGTCGACACGGGCACCGAGGTGAGCGCCTTCTACGACCCGATGCTCGCGAAGGTGATCACCCGCGGCCACCGGCGCACGGCGGCGTTCGCGGCCCTCGCGGAGGCGCTCGCCGACACCCACATCTACGGGATCCAGACCAACCTTCCCCAGCTCCGGCGGATCTGCGTCGCCGACACCGTCCTGGAAGCCGAGCACACCACGCAGTCGCTGGCCGATCTGCGGGCCACCGGCCGCCGCGTGGACGTCCTCCGCGCGGGAACTATGACCACCGTGCAGGACCACCCCGGCCGAATCGGGCTGTGGGAGGTCGGCATTCCCCCGTCCGGGCCGATGGACGATCTGTCGTTCCAGCTGGTCAACACGGCGGTCGGCAATCCGGCCGGCGCACCCGGGCTCGAATGCACCCTGCAGGGGCCGCGACTGCTGTTCTCGGACGCCACCGTGATCTGCGTGGGCGGCGCCGACGCCCCGGTCACCCTCGACGGCGAGCCGATCCCCCTCTGGGAACCCGTGGAGGCGCAGGCCGGGTCCGTCCTCGACGTCGGCACTCCCGCCGACACGGGCCTGCGTACGTACGTCGCGTTCCGGGGCGGGATCGACGCCCCGCTGTATCACGGCAGCGCATCCACGTTCACGCTCGGCGGGTTCGGCGGCATCACGGGCAAGGCCGTCGCCACGGGCGATGTGCTGGGCCTGTTCGACGACTCGCTGTTCGAGAACACCACGGGTCTCGGCGCGCCGCACCCCGTCCCGGACGACTCGCGCCCGGAGTTCACGCACGTGTGGCATCTCGCCGTCACCGAGGGGCCGCAGCCGGCGCCCGCCTACTTCACCGATTCCGACATGGCGCAGTTCTACGACACCACCTGGAAGGTCCAGACTCACGCGAACCGGACCGGACTCCGACTCGACGGCCCCAAGCCGGTGTGGTCGAGGACCGACGGCGGCGACGCCGGACTGCACCCGTCGAATCTGCACGACAACCCGTACAGCGTCGGAGCCCTCAACGTCTCCGGCGACACCCCGATCCTGCTCGGCCCCGACGGCCCGAGCCTCGGCGGTTTCGCGTGCCCGCTCACCGTGGCCAGGGCCCACCGGTGGAAGCTCGGGCAGATCCGCCCCGGCGACAGCGTGCGGTTTCTCGCGGTCTCCGACGACGGTGCGCACTCGCTGCGGGCATCGGATTCGTCTCGCAGACAGGATGTTCCGCCCGCGGCAATCCGGTCGGCGGTGTCCGACGGCGGGGTCCTCCACCGGATCGCGCCCGTGCTCGACCGACCGGAGGTCGTGTATCTGCGCGCCGGCGACGACAACATCCTCGTCGAGTACGGTGACCGGGAACTGGACCTCGGACTCCGCATGCGCGTCCATGCGTTGTCGGAGGCGCTGGTCCGGCGGCGCGTCCCGGGCGTCATCGACATCACGCCGGGTGTCCGATCGCTGCACCTGCACTTCGACGCGGACCGCCTCCCCGCCGGAAGGCTGCTGGACATCCTGCAAGACATCGAGGAACTGCTGCCGGCGACGCACGACCTGGTGGTCCCGAGTCGCACGGTCCGGTTGCCGTTGTCGTTCGACGACCCGTCCATCTCCGAGGCCATCGACCGCTACCGCAGCGGTGTCCGTGACGAGGCGCCGTGGCTGCCGTCGAATACCGAATTCATCCGGCGGATCAACGGATTGGACAGCGTCGACGACGTCCGCGACGCCGTGTTCGACGCCGAGTACCTGGTGCTCGGGCTCGGCGACGTCTACCTCGGCGCACCCCTGGCCGTGCCCCTCGACCCGCGGCACCGACTGGTCACCACCAAGTACAACCCGGCCCGCACGTGGACCCCGTCCGACGCCGTGGGAATCGGCGGCAAGTACCTGTGCGTCTACGGGATGGAGTCGCCGGGCGGCTACCAGTTGATCGGCCGCACCGTCCCGATCTGGTCGGGCTACCGGCAGCACCGCCCGTTCGATGAGGGCAAACCGTGGATGTTCCGGTTCTTCGACCGCATCGTGTGGGAACCCGTCACCCCGGAGCAGTTGCTCGAGTACCGTGCGCAGGCCGCGGCCGGGCGGTTCGACGCGGAGATCTCCGACGGGACGTTCGCGTTCGCCGACCACCTGAAGTTCCTGCAGGACAACGCCGAATCCATCGCCGAGTTCGACACCCGGCAGTCCGCGGCGTTCGAGGCCGAGAAGTCGGCGTGGCATGCGTCGGGCGAATTCGACCGTGTCGAACGGGCGCCCACTCCCGAGCCGTCCGCACGGGGCGAACTTCCGCCCGGTGCCGTCGTCGTCGAGGCGCCGATGGTCGGAAGTGTGTGGCGCGTCGAGGTCGGGGCCGGGCAACGCGTCGAAGCGGGCCAGAACGCGGTGGTGCTCGAGGCCATGAAACTCGAGATGCCGGTCGCGTTCACAGCATCGGGCACCGTGCTCGAAATCCTCGTGTCACCGGGCGCAATCGTCGAACCGGGCACCCCTCTCGTCGTGATTGGAGCAGAAAACTGA
- a CDS encoding DUF5709 domain-containing protein, with protein MTMPDSTPEGSEGEYSLDEEDQLQPEDTLVDRGVDDVLDEGYSPPEKPLGLDAFGTTAAEQREGETLDQRLAEEEPDPAFEEDDDAEILDDNEVGRQRSGRLLAEDEGSGADEEKDLVASDIGIDGGAASAEEAAVHIVDEESDLDDLS; from the coding sequence ATGACCATGCCGGACAGCACGCCAGAAGGATCCGAGGGCGAGTACAGCCTGGACGAAGAAGACCAGTTGCAGCCAGAGGACACGTTGGTCGACCGAGGCGTGGACGACGTTCTCGACGAAGGGTATTCGCCTCCGGAGAAGCCGCTCGGGCTCGACGCGTTCGGAACGACGGCCGCCGAGCAGCGCGAAGGGGAGACCCTCGATCAGCGGCTCGCGGAGGAGGAACCGGATCCGGCGTTCGAGGAGGACGACGACGCCGAGATCCTCGACGACAACGAGGTCGGACGGCAGCGTTCGGGCCGGCTTCTCGCCGAGGACGAGGGTTCCGGGGCGGACGAAGAGAAAGATCTGGTCGCGTCCGACATCGGGATCGACGGGGGAGCGGCGTCGGCCGAGGAGGCCGCGGTCCACATCGTCGACGAAGAGTCCGATCTCGACGACCTCAGCTGA
- a CDS encoding SDR family oxidoreductase, with translation MTIAVTGATGHLGRLVVEALLDKGTPATDIVAVVRTPAKAEGLAGKGVEIRQADYGDRAALETAFAGVDKLLLVSGSEVGQRIAQHANVIDAAKAAGVGFVAYTSVLDAQNSPLGLAVEHRATEDRLAQSGIDFALLRNGWYWENYLGSIPAAGETGALFGSTGTGVVAAAARKDYAEAAAAVLLADGQAGKVYELGGDERLTYSELADVISSVIGKSVSYKDLPQSEYAAVLEGAGLPAPVASMLADSDAGVAVGALDTESGDLQTLIGRNSTPAARALGL, from the coding sequence ATGACCATCGCCGTCACAGGAGCAACCGGACACCTCGGCAGGCTCGTCGTCGAGGCACTGCTCGACAAGGGCACCCCCGCCACCGACATCGTCGCCGTGGTCCGCACCCCCGCCAAGGCCGAAGGCCTCGCGGGCAAGGGGGTCGAGATCCGGCAGGCCGACTACGGCGACCGCGCCGCACTCGAGACCGCATTCGCCGGCGTCGACAAGCTGCTGCTCGTCTCGGGCAGCGAGGTCGGGCAGCGGATCGCCCAGCACGCCAACGTGATCGACGCCGCGAAGGCCGCCGGGGTCGGCTTCGTCGCGTACACCAGTGTCCTCGACGCGCAGAACTCCCCGCTCGGACTCGCCGTGGAACACCGCGCCACCGAGGATCGTCTGGCGCAGTCCGGGATCGACTTCGCCCTGCTCCGCAACGGCTGGTACTGGGAGAACTACCTCGGCAGCATTCCCGCGGCCGGCGAGACCGGTGCGCTGTTCGGAAGTACCGGAACGGGTGTCGTCGCCGCCGCGGCCCGCAAGGACTACGCCGAAGCGGCGGCCGCCGTCCTGCTCGCCGACGGGCAGGCCGGCAAGGTCTACGAACTCGGTGGCGACGAGCGGCTGACGTACAGCGAACTGGCAGACGTCATTTCCTCCGTCATCGGAAAGTCGGTGTCGTACAAAGACCTTCCGCAGTCCGAGTACGCCGCGGTGCTCGAGGGTGCCGGACTGCCCGCACCGGTCGCGAGCATGCTCGCCGATTCCGATGCGGGAGTCGCCGTCGGCGCCCTCGACACCGAGAGCGGCGACCTGCAGACGCTGATCGGTCGCAACTCGACCCCCGCTGCGAGGGCCCTCGGCCTGTGA
- the atzF gene encoding allophanate hydrolase, whose translation MTVDAVNPAQTALSPTARVEQAYRRIAEVDRPEVWITLRPAEDVHSDAAAVQARLDAGEHLPLAGKVVAVKDNIDVAGLPTSAACPEFAYLPDVTASSVRRLVQQGAVVLGKTNLDQFATGLVGTRSPYGAVRCSWDPERVSGGSSSGSAVAVALGIVDIGIGTDTAGSGRVPAAFNGLVGIKATLGAIPADGVVPACVDYDCVTVFATELDTAVTAARIMSGPATADPRSRAWPSDVRLAAPAQPRVAIPADANLAVLTPEYRAAFADTLTSMTDRGFSVEPVDISPLLDAARLLYDGAVVAERYTAVGRFLGTEPAGADPVVTAIVESARKPAGHEFAADLDTLTRVKAQARDLLAGFDGLLLPTTTEHPTIAAVQDDPIGINRRMGTYTNFCNLLDMAAVAVPGAPTAAGEPFGVMFVVPAFADQVAVDLAARLVGAPAPALVEEGVELAVFGAHLRGQPLHFQLEDIGARFVGTVTTTDAYRLTALATTPPKPGLVRRGPGLGSEIVGELFRVSPAGLGSFLAALPAPMALTSVELSDGRAVVGFSCTHDAVDGATDITEFGSWVAYTREYLSTSGG comes from the coding sequence ATGACTGTCGATGCCGTGAACCCCGCACAAACCGCCCTGTCCCCCACCGCCCGCGTCGAGCAGGCCTACCGGCGGATCGCCGAGGTGGACCGCCCGGAGGTGTGGATCACCCTCCGGCCCGCCGAGGACGTCCACTCCGATGCCGCCGCCGTGCAGGCCCGCCTCGACGCCGGCGAGCACCTGCCCCTGGCCGGGAAGGTCGTGGCGGTCAAGGACAACATCGACGTCGCCGGGCTCCCGACGTCGGCCGCGTGCCCCGAATTCGCCTACCTCCCCGACGTCACCGCGAGTTCCGTCCGCCGCCTGGTCCAACAGGGCGCCGTCGTACTCGGGAAGACGAACCTCGACCAGTTCGCGACCGGACTGGTCGGGACACGCAGTCCGTACGGTGCGGTCCGGTGCTCGTGGGACCCCGAACGTGTGTCGGGCGGATCCAGTTCGGGTTCCGCCGTCGCCGTCGCTCTCGGCATCGTAGACATCGGAATCGGCACCGACACAGCGGGATCCGGACGGGTCCCGGCGGCGTTCAACGGTCTCGTCGGGATCAAGGCGACACTCGGCGCCATCCCCGCCGACGGCGTCGTCCCCGCGTGCGTCGACTACGACTGCGTCACCGTGTTCGCCACCGAACTCGACACCGCGGTGACCGCCGCACGCATCATGTCCGGTCCCGCGACCGCGGACCCGCGCAGCCGCGCGTGGCCGTCCGACGTCCGGCTCGCCGCGCCCGCGCAGCCGCGCGTCGCGATTCCCGCGGACGCGAACCTCGCCGTGCTGACACCGGAGTACCGCGCGGCGTTCGCCGACACGCTGACGTCGATGACGGACCGCGGGTTCTCCGTCGAACCGGTCGACATCTCCCCGCTACTGGACGCCGCCCGGCTGCTGTACGACGGCGCCGTCGTCGCCGAGCGGTACACCGCCGTCGGGCGATTCCTGGGTACGGAGCCGGCCGGCGCCGATCCGGTGGTCACGGCCATCGTCGAATCGGCGCGGAAGCCGGCGGGCCACGAGTTCGCCGCCGACCTCGACACGCTCACCCGCGTCAAGGCGCAGGCACGGGACCTCCTGGCCGGTTTCGACGGACTCCTGCTGCCCACCACCACCGAACACCCGACAATCGCTGCCGTGCAAGACGATCCGATCGGCATCAACCGACGGATGGGCACGTACACGAACTTCTGCAACCTGCTCGACATGGCCGCGGTCGCGGTGCCGGGCGCACCGACCGCCGCCGGCGAACCGTTCGGTGTCATGTTCGTGGTCCCGGCGTTCGCCGATCAGGTGGCCGTCGACCTGGCGGCCCGTCTCGTCGGCGCGCCCGCGCCCGCCCTCGTCGAGGAGGGGGTGGAACTGGCGGTGTTCGGCGCGCACCTGCGCGGGCAGCCCCTGCACTTCCAGCTCGAGGACATCGGCGCACGTTTCGTCGGCACCGTCACCACGACGGACGCGTACCGGCTCACCGCGCTCGCCACCACCCCACCCAAGCCCGGCCTCGTGCGCCGCGGCCCAGGCCTGGGATCCGAGATCGTCGGCGAACTGTTCCGGGTGTCGCCCGCCGGCCTGGGCAGCTTCCTGGCGGCACTGCCCGCCCCGATGGCCCTGACGAGCGTCGAATTGTCCGACGGCCGCGCCGTGGTCGGCTTCAGCTGCACCCACGACGCGGTCGACGGGGCGACGGACATCACCGAGTTCGGGAGCTGGGTGGCTTACACCCGTGAGTACTTGTCAACGTCGGGCGGTTAA
- the lpdA gene encoding dihydrolipoyl dehydrogenase, with the protein MTSHYDVVVLGAGPGGYVAAIRAAQLGLSTAIIEQKYWGGVCLNVGCIPSKALLRNAELAHLFTKEAKLFGISGEASFDFGAAFDRSRKVAEGRVKGIHFLMKKNKIPEYDGKGTFTDAHTIEVELTKGGTETVTFDNAIISTGSTTKLLPGTSLSKNVVTYEEQIMTRELPGSILIVGAGAIGMEFGYVLKNYGVDVTIVEFLDRALPNEDADVSKEIEKQYKKLGVKVVTGAAVQSIDDDGSKVTVAIKNNKSGETETVVVDKVMQSVGFAPRVEGFGLEKTGVQLTDRGAIGITNTMQTNVPHIYAIGDVTAKLQLAHVAEAQAVVAAETIGGAETLPIDDYRMMPRATFCQPQVASFGLTEQQAKDEGYDVKVATFPFAANGKAHGLGDATGFVKLIADTKYGELIGGHLIGPDVSELLPELTLAQKWDLTVNELARNVHTHPTLSEALQEAIHGLAGHMINF; encoded by the coding sequence GTGACCTCACACTATGACGTCGTTGTCCTCGGAGCCGGTCCCGGTGGGTACGTCGCTGCTATCCGCGCGGCACAACTGGGATTGAGCACTGCCATCATCGAGCAGAAGTACTGGGGCGGTGTGTGCCTGAACGTGGGCTGCATCCCCTCGAAGGCTCTTCTCCGCAATGCCGAACTGGCGCATCTCTTCACAAAAGAGGCCAAGTTGTTCGGTATCTCGGGTGAGGCGTCCTTCGACTTCGGCGCCGCGTTCGACCGCAGCCGCAAGGTTGCCGAGGGCCGCGTCAAGGGCATCCACTTCCTGATGAAGAAGAACAAGATCCCCGAGTACGACGGCAAGGGCACCTTCACCGACGCCCACACCATCGAGGTCGAGCTGACCAAGGGCGGCACCGAGACGGTCACGTTCGACAACGCGATCATCTCCACCGGGTCCACCACCAAGCTGCTGCCCGGCACCTCGCTGAGCAAGAACGTCGTCACCTACGAAGAGCAGATCATGACCCGGGAGCTGCCCGGATCGATCCTCATCGTCGGCGCGGGCGCGATCGGCATGGAGTTCGGATACGTCCTCAAGAACTACGGGGTCGACGTCACCATCGTCGAGTTCCTCGACCGGGCGCTGCCGAACGAGGACGCGGACGTGTCCAAGGAGATCGAGAAGCAGTACAAGAAGCTCGGCGTCAAGGTCGTCACCGGTGCCGCGGTGCAGAGCATCGACGACGACGGCTCCAAGGTCACCGTCGCGATCAAGAACAACAAGTCCGGCGAGACCGAGACCGTGGTGGTCGACAAGGTCATGCAGTCCGTCGGGTTCGCTCCCCGCGTCGAGGGCTTCGGTCTCGAGAAGACCGGGGTGCAGCTCACCGACCGCGGTGCCATCGGCATCACCAACACGATGCAGACCAACGTGCCGCACATCTACGCCATCGGTGACGTGACGGCCAAGCTGCAGCTCGCGCACGTCGCGGAGGCGCAGGCCGTCGTCGCCGCGGAGACCATCGGCGGTGCGGAAACCCTGCCGATCGACGACTACCGGATGATGCCGCGCGCGACGTTCTGCCAGCCGCAGGTCGCGAGCTTCGGGCTGACCGAGCAGCAGGCCAAGGACGAGGGCTACGACGTCAAGGTGGCGACGTTCCCGTTCGCCGCGAACGGCAAGGCGCACGGCCTCGGTGACGCCACCGGATTCGTCAAGCTGATCGCCGACACCAAGTACGGCGAGCTGATCGGTGGGCACCTGATCGGCCCCGACGTCTCCGAGTTGCTGCCCGAGCTGACCCTCGCGCAGAAGTGGGACCTCACGGTCAACGAGCTGGCCCGCAACGTGCACACCCACCCGACGCTGTCCGAGGCCCTGCAGGAGGCCATCCACGGCCTCGCCGGGCACATGATCAACTTCTGA
- a CDS encoding short-chain fatty acid transporter: MTSATEDVRSEKGLARVAQSLAGWTEKWFPDAYVFALVGVFVVAVAALANGSSPQEVVDAFGDGFWDLTAFTLQMAMVVLTGYVVATSPPVARLIDRLAKVPGTARSAVSFVAFLSMSVSFLNWGLSLVFGGLLARAIARRTDLRVDYRALGAAAFMGLGAVWALGMSSSAAQLQATAASLPPALLQITGVLDFGTTIFTWQSLLMCAIIIALTVVIAHFSAPRGAAVTTAQDLEVDLDDRPKEVPPRSRPGEWLEYSRILPVLAGLMTLGWLVSQLATKPLLTVVSSLNGYLLVFLMLGLVLHGTPRKFLQAVALAVPATAGILVQFPLYAAMAAILTKAEGRNGVTISEHLADFFTNIGSGGAFTVVIALYTVVLGLFVPSGGGKWLVEAPYVMQSATDVQMNLGWTVQVYNVAEALPNLINPFFMLPLLAVLGLRARDLVGFTFLQFMFHLPVVLLLVWLLGATFDFVPPVQPSTP, from the coding sequence ATGACCTCCGCCACCGAAGACGTCCGTTCCGAGAAGGGTCTGGCGCGGGTCGCGCAGTCACTGGCCGGGTGGACGGAGAAGTGGTTTCCGGACGCCTACGTCTTCGCCCTCGTCGGCGTCTTCGTCGTCGCGGTGGCCGCGCTGGCCAACGGTTCGTCTCCGCAGGAAGTGGTGGACGCGTTCGGCGACGGGTTCTGGGATCTGACCGCGTTCACCCTGCAGATGGCGATGGTGGTGCTGACCGGGTACGTCGTCGCGACGTCCCCGCCGGTGGCCCGGCTGATCGACCGTCTGGCAAAGGTGCCCGGGACTGCACGCAGCGCAGTCAGTTTCGTCGCCTTCCTCTCCATGTCGGTCTCGTTCCTGAACTGGGGGCTCAGCCTGGTGTTCGGCGGGCTGCTGGCCCGGGCGATCGCACGCCGAACCGACCTGCGGGTGGACTACCGCGCCCTGGGCGCCGCCGCGTTCATGGGCCTCGGCGCGGTGTGGGCGCTCGGCATGTCGTCCTCCGCCGCCCAGCTCCAGGCCACCGCCGCCTCCCTGCCGCCGGCGCTGCTGCAGATCACCGGCGTCCTCGACTTCGGAACCACGATCTTCACCTGGCAGTCGCTGCTGATGTGCGCCATCATCATCGCCCTGACCGTGGTGATCGCCCACTTCTCGGCGCCGAGGGGCGCCGCCGTCACCACCGCCCAGGACCTCGAGGTCGACCTCGACGACCGTCCGAAGGAGGTCCCGCCTCGATCGCGTCCGGGCGAATGGCTCGAGTACAGCCGGATCCTGCCGGTGCTCGCCGGCCTGATGACGTTGGGATGGCTCGTCTCCCAGTTGGCGACCAAACCCCTGCTCACGGTTGTCAGCAGCCTGAACGGCTACCTGCTGGTCTTTCTCATGCTGGGGCTGGTGCTGCACGGGACGCCGCGCAAATTCCTGCAAGCCGTCGCCCTGGCCGTCCCGGCCACGGCAGGCATTCTGGTCCAGTTTCCGCTGTACGCCGCGATGGCCGCGATCCTCACCAAGGCCGAGGGTCGAAACGGCGTCACCATCTCGGAGCATCTCGCCGACTTCTTCACGAACATCGGCAGCGGCGGAGCGTTCACCGTCGTCATCGCCCTCTACACCGTCGTGCTGGGCCTGTTCGTGCCGTCGGGTGGCGGAAAGTGGCTGGTCGAGGCCCCGTACGTCATGCAGTCGGCCACCGACGTCCAGATGAACCTGGGCTGGACGGTCCAGGTGTACAACGTCGCCGAAGCGCTGCCGAACCTGATCAACCCGTTCTTCATGCTGCCCCTGCTCGCGGTACTGGGGCTCAGGGCGCGCGATCTGGTGGGATTCACGTTCCTGCAGTTCATGTTCCACCTACCGGTGGTCCTGCTGCTGGTGTGGCTGCTCGGCGCGACCTTCGACTTCGTTCCCCCGGTGCAGCCCTCGACACCGTGA